A portion of the Pseudomonas synxantha BG33R genome contains these proteins:
- a CDS encoding aspartate/glutamate racemase family protein produces MRILVVNVNTTESITDTIAQQARAVASPGTEIVGLTPYFGAESVEGNFESYLAAIAVMDRVMAYDQPFDAVIQAGYGEHGREGLQELLNVPVVDITEAAASTAMFLGHAYSVVTTLDRTVPLIEDRLKLAGLYQRCASVRASGMAVLELEADPLAAMEAIVQQAELAIHDDKAEVICLGCGGMAGLDEQIRKRTGVPVVDGVTAAVMVAESLVRLGLSTSKVRTYAQPRPKKIIGWPGKFGH; encoded by the coding sequence ATGCGCATCCTCGTCGTCAACGTCAACACCACTGAATCGATCACCGACACCATCGCTCAGCAAGCGCGGGCCGTGGCGTCACCGGGCACCGAGATAGTCGGCCTCACGCCCTACTTCGGCGCCGAGTCAGTGGAGGGCAATTTTGAAAGTTACCTGGCGGCCATCGCCGTCATGGACCGGGTCATGGCCTACGACCAGCCGTTTGATGCGGTGATCCAGGCCGGCTATGGCGAGCATGGCCGTGAAGGCTTGCAGGAATTACTCAATGTGCCGGTGGTTGATATCACCGAAGCGGCGGCCAGCACCGCGATGTTCCTGGGGCATGCCTACTCGGTGGTCACAACCCTGGACCGCACCGTGCCACTGATTGAAGACCGACTGAAACTCGCCGGCCTGTACCAGCGCTGTGCTTCGGTGCGCGCCAGCGGCATGGCGGTGCTGGAGCTGGAAGCAGACCCGCTGGCCGCTATGGAGGCCATTGTGCAGCAGGCGGAACTGGCGATTCACGACGACAAGGCCGAAGTGATCTGCCTGGGCTGCGGCGGCATGGCCGGGCTGGATGAGCAGATTCGCAAACGCACCGGAGTGCCGGTGGTGGACGGGGTGACGGCGGCGGTGATGGTTGCCGAATCGTTGGTGAGGTTGGGGTTGTCGACATCCAAAGTCAGGACGTATGCGCAGCCAAGACCCAAGAAGATCATTGGTTGGCCCGGCAAGTTCGGCCACTGA
- a CDS encoding 3-oxoacyl-ACP reductase family protein: MTTQNLTGKVALIQGGSRGIGAAIVKRLAAQGAAVAFTYVSSAAKAQALQHDVINEGGKALAIQADSADATAIRNAVNATVDAFGRLDILVNNAGVLAIAPLEDFKLEDFDQTLAINVRSVFIATQEAARHMGEGGRVINIGSTNAERMPFGGGGPYAMSKAALVGLTKGLARDLGPRGITINNVQPGPVDTDMNPANSEFAESLIGLMAVGRYGHVEEIASFVAYLAGPEAGYITGASLTIDGGFSA; this comes from the coding sequence ATGACCACACAAAACCTCACCGGCAAAGTCGCCCTGATTCAAGGCGGTTCCCGCGGCATCGGTGCCGCCATCGTCAAGCGCCTCGCCGCGCAGGGTGCAGCTGTCGCCTTTACCTACGTCAGCTCGGCCGCCAAGGCCCAGGCCTTGCAACACGACGTGATCAACGAAGGCGGCAAAGCCCTGGCGATTCAAGCCGACAGCGCCGATGCCACGGCAATTCGCAATGCCGTCAACGCCACGGTCGATGCGTTTGGGCGCCTGGATATCCTGGTGAACAACGCAGGCGTGCTGGCCATCGCGCCGCTGGAAGACTTCAAGCTGGAGGACTTCGACCAGACCCTGGCAATCAACGTGCGCAGCGTATTTATCGCCACCCAGGAAGCCGCCAGGCACATGGGCGAAGGTGGCCGTGTGATCAATATCGGCAGCACCAACGCCGAGCGTATGCCATTTGGCGGTGGCGGGCCTTATGCGATGAGCAAGGCTGCGCTGGTAGGGTTGACCAAGGGTTTGGCGCGGGATCTGGGGCCACGGGGTATCACCATCAACAACGTGCAGCCCGGGCCGGTGGATACCGATATGAACCCGGCGAACAGTGAGTTTGCCGAAAGCTTGATCGGGTTGATGGCGGTGGGCAGGTATGGGCACGTGGAGGAGATTGCCAGCTTTGTGGCGTATCTGGCCGGGCCGGAAGCCGGGTATATCACGGGCGCCAGCCTGACCATCGATGGTGGTTTCAGCGCATAA
- a CDS encoding HAD-IA family hydrolase, translating to MNAPRTAVPIKAVIFDMDGLLLDTEGIYTEVTQIIAERYGRTYDWGIKQHIIGRGAQDLADYVVKALELPITPAEFLEIREPLMSERFPKALGMPGAEALVRHLKAHNIPIAVGTSSSRNSFGHKTTLHREWFGLFDTIVTADDPEVGAAKPAPDIFLTAARRLGVAPEDCLVFEDSPFGVTAAKAANMTAIAVPDEAMADSKYQHADQIIRKLADFDLAAYGLPPMS from the coding sequence ATGAATGCACCGCGTACCGCTGTCCCGATCAAAGCCGTGATTTTCGATATGGACGGGTTGTTGCTGGATACCGAAGGCATCTACACCGAAGTCACGCAGATCATCGCCGAGCGCTATGGCCGTACCTATGACTGGGGGATCAAGCAGCACATCATCGGGCGAGGCGCTCAGGATCTGGCCGATTACGTGGTCAAGGCGCTGGAGTTACCGATCACGCCCGCCGAGTTTCTGGAAATTCGCGAGCCGTTGATGAGCGAGCGCTTTCCCAAGGCCCTGGGTATGCCGGGCGCCGAGGCGTTGGTGCGGCACTTGAAGGCGCACAATATCCCAATTGCGGTGGGCACCAGTTCATCGCGTAACTCGTTTGGCCACAAGACCACCTTGCACCGCGAATGGTTTGGCCTGTTCGACACCATCGTCACTGCCGACGACCCGGAAGTCGGTGCGGCCAAGCCGGCGCCGGATATCTTCCTCACGGCTGCGCGCCGTCTGGGTGTGGCGCCTGAGGATTGCCTGGTGTTCGAAGATTCGCCGTTCGGCGTGACTGCGGCGAAGGCTGCCAACATGACCGCCATCGCCGTGCCCGATGAGGCCATGGCGGACAGCAAGTACCAACATGCCGACCAGATTATCCGCAAGCTCGCGGATTTTGATCTGGCGGCCTATGGTTTGCCACCTATGTCCTGA
- a CDS encoding DUF2784 domain-containing protein: MLYRLVADGLVLFHLTFILFVLFGGLLALKWPRVMWLHLPAVAWGIAVEVLHLPCPLTRWENLFRHLAGQDGYGGGFIEHYILTLIYPAGLTANIQLLLGAVVILINAVVYGRLIRSLLARRSA, from the coding sequence ATGCTCTACCGACTCGTCGCCGACGGCCTCGTGCTGTTTCACCTGACCTTTATCCTGTTCGTACTGTTCGGTGGCCTGCTCGCCCTGAAATGGCCCAGGGTAATGTGGCTGCACTTGCCCGCCGTGGCCTGGGGGATCGCGGTAGAGGTGCTGCACCTGCCCTGCCCGCTCACCCGCTGGGAAAACCTGTTTCGTCACCTGGCCGGGCAGGACGGTTATGGCGGCGGGTTTATCGAGCACTACATCCTGACGCTGATCTACCCCGCCGGGCTGACGGCGAATATTCAACTGCTGCTGGGGGCGGTGGTGATATTGATCAACGCCGTGGTGTATGGACGGTTGATCCGGAGTTTGCTGGCACGCAGAAGCGCATAA
- a CDS encoding DMT family transporter: MNLSIIYALVAAALFGASTPLAKSLGLGLSPILLAGLLYLGSGIGLAGVRLIRDRGWKPTGLTPSQWPWLLGAIAFGGILGPVALMFGLIRTAGATASLMLNLESVLTAVIAWVVFRENADRRIVLGMVAIVLGGVVLSWTGAGGGGQDWTGPLAIALACLCWGIDNNLTRKVSASDALFIAGAKGLIAGLVNCGLALYLGARIPGVAQLAPILVVGFLGYGISLVMFVLALRGLGSARTGAYFSTAPFLGAAVALLVFGESVTVAFWIASALMAVGVWLHLTERHAHEHVHEATEHGHWHVHDEHHQHEHGFEWDPAQPHSHVHVHAVMKHSHAHFPDVHHRHRH, from the coding sequence ATGAACCTCAGCATCATTTACGCCCTCGTAGCCGCCGCCCTGTTCGGCGCCAGCACTCCGCTCGCCAAAAGCCTCGGCCTGGGCCTCTCACCTATATTGCTGGCCGGCCTGCTTTACCTGGGCAGCGGCATTGGCCTTGCCGGCGTACGCCTGATCCGTGATCGCGGCTGGAAACCCACCGGGTTGACCCCATCGCAATGGCCCTGGCTGCTCGGCGCCATCGCCTTCGGCGGCATCCTCGGCCCCGTCGCCCTCATGTTCGGCCTGATTCGCACCGCCGGCGCCACCGCCTCGTTGATGCTCAACCTCGAATCAGTGCTCACCGCCGTGATCGCCTGGGTCGTATTCAGAGAAAACGCAGATCGGCGCATCGTGCTCGGCATGGTCGCCATTGTGCTGGGCGGCGTGGTGTTGTCATGGACGGGCGCCGGCGGCGGCGGCCAGGACTGGACCGGGCCGCTCGCCATTGCGCTGGCGTGTTTGTGCTGGGGGATAGATAACAACCTGACGCGCAAGGTGTCGGCGTCTGACGCGCTCTTTATCGCCGGTGCCAAAGGTTTGATTGCGGGGCTGGTGAATTGCGGTTTGGCGCTTTACCTCGGGGCGCGGATTCCGGGCGTGGCGCAATTGGCGCCGATCCTGGTGGTGGGGTTCCTCGGCTATGGCATCAGCCTGGTGATGTTCGTGCTGGCGCTACGTGGGCTGGGCAGTGCGCGCACCGGGGCTTATTTCTCCACGGCACCCTTCCTCGGTGCCGCAGTGGCGCTGCTGGTATTTGGCGAGTCGGTGACCGTAGCGTTCTGGATTGCCTCGGCGCTGATGGCCGTAGGCGTGTGGCTGCACCTGACGGAGCGACATGCCCATGAGCATGTGCATGAGGCAACGGAACATGGGCATTGGCATGTGCATGATGAGCATCATCAGCATGAGCATGGGTTTGAGTGGGATCCGGCGCAGCCTCATAGCCATGTGCATGTGCATGCGGTGATGAAGCACAGCCATGCGCATTTTCCGGATGTGCATCATCGGCATAGGCATTGA
- a CDS encoding crotonase/enoyl-CoA hydratase family protein, with protein sequence MSELIAYHFEDGIATLTLSNGKVNAISPAVVSEFNAALDQAEKDRAVVIITGTPGILSGGYDLKVMTAGPKEAISLVTSGSTLARRLLAHPFPVIVACPGHAVAKGAFLLLSADYRIGVEGPFSIGLNEVAIGMTMHHAGIELARDRLRKSAFHRSVINAEMFDPQGALQAGFLDKVVAPEELHAAALEAARQLKKINMNAHKHTKLKVRRALLEALHEAIIQDQGHNLS encoded by the coding sequence ATGAGTGAGTTGATTGCCTACCATTTCGAAGACGGTATCGCGACCCTGACCTTGAGCAACGGCAAGGTCAATGCCATTTCTCCGGCGGTGGTCAGCGAATTCAACGCTGCGCTGGATCAGGCCGAGAAAGATCGGGCAGTGGTGATCATCACGGGTACGCCGGGAATTTTGTCGGGTGGCTATGATTTGAAGGTGATGACCGCCGGCCCTAAAGAGGCGATCAGCCTGGTGACGTCGGGCTCGACCCTGGCGCGGCGTTTGTTGGCGCATCCGTTCCCGGTGATCGTGGCGTGCCCTGGGCATGCGGTGGCCAAGGGCGCGTTTTTATTGTTGTCGGCGGATTATCGCATTGGCGTGGAAGGCCCGTTCAGCATTGGTCTGAATGAAGTGGCAATCGGCATGACCATGCATCACGCTGGTATCGAGCTGGCGCGGGATCGTCTGCGCAAGTCGGCATTTCATCGGTCGGTGATCAATGCCGAAATGTTTGATCCGCAAGGCGCCTTGCAAGCAGGCTTCCTCGATAAGGTCGTGGCACCGGAAGAATTGCACGCGGCAGCCCTGGAGGCGGCGCGGCAGTTGAAGAAGATCAACATGAACGCTCACAAGCACACCAAGTTAAAAGTGCGCCGGGCGCTGCTGGAGGCTCTGCACGAAGCAATCATCCAGGATCAAGGCCATAACCTGAGTTAA
- a CDS encoding 1-acylglycerol-3-phosphate O-acyltransferase, whose amino-acid sequence MLFLLRMLLMGLHFMIAGVLGVLLGVCRPFNPDNSRLCARLYALPAMWILRLKVKTDVDSLRNKPGTCVVIANHQSNYDLFVLGNVVPHRTVCIAKKSLKWVPLFGQLFWLAGNVLIDRGNAHKARRAMLTTTQTLQHKDTSIWVFPEGTRNLGKGLLPFKKGAFHMAIAAGVPIVQVCVSNYVTQMQLNRWNSGELLIRSLPPIPTTGMTVDDIPQLMLDCHAQMTACIETMDRELAGASLLTKTV is encoded by the coding sequence ATGCTTTTTCTGTTACGTATGTTGTTGATGGGCCTGCACTTTATGATCGCCGGGGTATTGGGCGTACTTTTAGGGGTATGCCGGCCATTCAATCCGGACAACAGCCGCCTCTGCGCCCGCCTTTACGCATTGCCAGCCATGTGGATCTTGCGCCTGAAGGTGAAGACGGATGTCGACTCGCTGCGCAACAAGCCCGGCACCTGTGTGGTGATCGCCAACCACCAGTCCAACTACGACCTGTTTGTACTTGGCAATGTAGTGCCGCACCGCACCGTATGTATCGCCAAGAAAAGTCTGAAATGGGTGCCGCTGTTCGGCCAGTTGTTCTGGCTGGCGGGCAATGTGCTGATCGACCGCGGCAATGCGCACAAGGCCCGACGCGCCATGCTCACCACCACCCAGACCTTGCAACACAAGGACACATCGATCTGGGTGTTCCCGGAGGGTACGCGCAACCTGGGTAAAGGGCTGTTGCCGTTCAAGAAAGGTGCGTTTCATATGGCGATTGCGGCCGGCGTGCCTATCGTGCAGGTGTGTGTCAGCAATTATGTAACGCAGATGCAGCTCAACCGCTGGAACAGCGGGGAATTGCTGATACGGTCGTTGCCGCCGATTCCTACCACTGGCATGACGGTAGATGACATCCCTCAATTGATGCTGGACTGTCACGCGCAAATGACCGCATGCATTGAAACAATGGACCGTGAACTTGCAGGAGCGAGCTTGCTCACGAAAACCGTGTAA
- a CDS encoding magnesium and cobalt transport protein CorA, whose amino-acid sequence MGRVVAAAVYSAGKKVSDITLDEGAAWAAKPGHFVWIGLEEPSAQELNNLQHQFNLHELAIEDAMEKHSRPKLETFGDALFIVTYSPVRENGKLEFIETHIFAGNGYIITARNGHSASYGFVRQRCEARPLLLEHGEDFVLYALLDFVTENYQPVSEAIHAEIDELERNVLCSSLNERDIQHLHGLRRDVLRLKRHVAPMVEISQELQKLSFPFIDKNMRPYFRDVQIHVTRQMEDLTTLRDIASQTIEIGVLLEASRQSVVQRKFAAWAAILAFPTAVAGIYGMNFQNMPELQWHYGYFAVLGFIALGCGGLWASFKRSGWL is encoded by the coding sequence ATGGGTAGAGTTGTTGCGGCGGCCGTCTACAGCGCCGGAAAAAAAGTCTCGGATATCACCCTCGATGAAGGCGCGGCCTGGGCAGCCAAGCCCGGTCACTTTGTGTGGATCGGCCTGGAAGAGCCCAGCGCCCAGGAATTGAACAACCTGCAACACCAGTTCAACCTGCATGAACTGGCGATTGAAGACGCCATGGAAAAACACAGCCGCCCGAAGCTGGAAACCTTCGGCGATGCGCTGTTTATCGTCACCTACTCACCGGTGCGCGAGAACGGCAAGCTGGAGTTTATCGAAACCCATATTTTTGCCGGCAACGGCTACATCATCACCGCACGCAACGGTCACTCGGCGTCCTACGGTTTTGTGCGCCAACGCTGTGAGGCGCGGCCGCTGTTGCTGGAGCATGGGGAAGATTTCGTACTCTATGCGCTGCTGGATTTTGTCACCGAAAACTACCAGCCGGTCAGCGAAGCGATCCACGCCGAGATCGATGAGCTGGAGCGCAACGTATTGTGCAGTTCGCTCAATGAGCGCGATATCCAGCACCTCCACGGCCTGCGTCGTGACGTGCTGCGGCTCAAGCGTCATGTGGCGCCGATGGTGGAAATCAGCCAGGAGTTGCAGAAGTTGAGCTTCCCGTTTATCGACAAGAACATGCGCCCGTATTTCCGCGATGTGCAAATCCACGTGACGCGGCAGATGGAAGACCTCACCACCCTGCGCGACATTGCCAGCCAGACCATCGAGATCGGTGTGTTGCTGGAGGCGTCGCGCCAGAGCGTGGTGCAGCGCAAGTTCGCCGCGTGGGCGGCGATCCTGGCGTTCCCCACGGCGGTGGCGGGGATTTACGGGATGAACTTTCAGAACATGCCCGAGCTGCAATGGCACTACGGCTATTTTGCGGTGCTCGGTTTTATCGCGTTGGGCTGTGGGGGTTTATGGGCCAGCTTCAAGCGTTCAGGCTGGCTTTAG